A genomic region of Drosophila kikkawai strain 14028-0561.14 chromosome X, DkikHiC1v2, whole genome shotgun sequence contains the following coding sequences:
- the Ir10a gene encoding uncharacterized protein Ir10a, translating to MAALASLFLKFLLQSSVGQPIPDGLLTEPIRDLPQLELWIREGKQQQDADNPYVQWFLRRSQKPLCVVAYEENQDWIGDPFGRDNLAMVMSLSHLTSNRGPAAPNQRAGVFFYILEDQTRDLSLEEQLLLENCCRTLWMMHKIYNRFFLTGQSVWIYNPFQRRGLAFGRLVRYFGTEPLNKLLFHDMGGYPMRIQMFKSVYTRPEVDKETGLLVGITGADFLVAQMLRERLNFTMLLQQPDKNYFGERNSNGTYNGAIGSIINDGLDICLTGFFVKDYLVQQYMDFTVAVYDDELCIYVPKASRIPQSILPIFAVGYDIWLGFVLTAFGCALIWLTLRAINLKLRIVHLRNRRLLKQALDIVVDTWVVWVRVNLSHLPASYAERMFIGSLCLVSVIFGAIFESSLATVYIHPLYYKDINTMQELDDSGLKVVYKYTSMADDLFFSETSPLFASLNSKLTWNRNLHADVIEEVANYRVQAGVSRYTSLVLESSRFILLRQIWVVPECPKYYTISYVMPRDSPWENAVNALLLRLLSTGFIVKWIQDEKSRVDIKMRLSILEAESESDLLRVLTIRDLQLAFYVVLGGNLLAFFGFIAERKLFRK from the exons ATGGCGGCGCTTGCTTCGCTTTTCCTGAAATTCCTTCTGCAAAGTTCGGTGGGTCAACCCATTCCGGATGGATTGCTGACGGAACCCATCAGGGACTTGCCTCAACTGGAACTTTGGATCCGCGAGGGCAAACAGCAACAAGATGCGGATAATCCGTATGTCCAGTGGTTCCTACGTCGATCGCAAAAGCCCTTGTGTGTCGTGGCGTACGAGGAGAATCAGGATTGGATTGGGGACCCATTCGGGAGGGATAACCTGGCGATGGTGATGAGTTTAAGCCATCTGACTTCCAATCGCGGACCAGCTGCGCCTAATCAGAGAGCGGGTGTATTCTTTTATATACTAGAAGACCAGACGCGGGACTTGTCCCTCGAGGAACAACTTCTCTTGGAGAATTGCTGCCGTACTTTGTGGATGatgcacaaaatatataatcgCTTCTTTTTAACCGGACAGAGTGTTTGGATCTATAATCCCTTCCAGCGTCGTGGCTTGGCCTTTGGACGATTAGTTCGATATTTTGGAACGGAACCCTTGAATAAACTGCTTTTTCACGACATGGGTGGCTATCCAATGCGGATTCAGATGTTTAAATCAGTGTATACGCGACCGGAAGTGGACAAGGAGACTGGCTTGCTGGTGGGTATTACAGGAGCGGACTTCCTTGTGGCCCAAATGCTCAGAGAGCGACTGAATTTTACCATGTTATTACAGCAGCCCGATAAAAATTACTTTGG AGAGCGCAATTCCAATGGAACATACAATGGCGCCATAGGATCGATCATCAACGATGGCCTGGATATCTGTCTTACGGGATTCTTCGTCAAGGATTACCTTGTGCAGCAGTACATGGACTTTACCGTGGCCGTCTACGACGACGAGTTATGCATATATGTTCCAAAAGCGAGCAGAATTCCACAATCGATTCTCCCGATCTTTGCTGTGGGCTATGACATTTGGCTGGGATTCGTTTTGACCGCATTCGGCTGCGCCTTGATTTGGCTAACTCTGAGGGCTATCAATCTGAAGCTTAGGATTGTGCATCTTCGGAATCGGCGCTTGCTGAAACAGGCCCTGGACATAGTGGTTGACACCTGGGTAGTTTGGGTCCGGGTTAATCTATCTCATTTGCCGGCGAGCTACGCAGAAAGGATGTTTATCGGTTCCCTGTGCCTGGTCAGTGTGATTTTCGGTGCCATTTTCGAGTCCAGTCTGGCCACAGTCTACATACATCCATTGTACTACAAGGATATAAATACCATGCAGGAGCTGGACGACAGTGGCCTGAAGGTGGTCTACAAATACACATCCATGGCGgatgatttatttttcagcGAGACCTCCCCGCTGTTTGCCAGTCTTAATAGTAAGTTAACCTGGAACCGCAACCTCCACGCCGATGTAATCGAAGAGGTAGCAAACTATCGCGTCCAGGCCGGGGTCTCCAGATATACGTCTCTGGTGCTCGAGTCCTCTCGCTTCATATTGCTCCGCCAGATTTGGGTGGTTCCAGAGTGTCCCAAATATTATACGATTTCGTATGTGATGCCCAGGGACTCTCCATGGGAGAATGCTGTGAATGCCCTGCTCCTGAGGCTTTTGAGCACGGGCTTTATTGTTAAATGGATACAAGATGAGAAATCAAGGGTCGACATTAAGATGCGACTCAGTATCCTAGAGGCTGAGTCTGAGTCGGATCTCCTTCGGGTCTTAACTATTCGAGATCTTCAGCTGGCGTTCTATGTGGTTCTTGGGGGAAATCTGCTCGCCTTTTTTGGCTTCATTGCAGAGCGAAAACTATTTAGAAAGTAA